aaaaggcaaagaatttaaaaatgtaaaaccaaaatagattaaaaatataaaaccaaaataactttaaaatgtaaaatcaaaatactttgaagatgtaaaatcaaaaatgtttaaaaatgtaaaatcaaaatttaaaaattgtaagcaatcacatatcccaaaattcccttctcttgtttagaagagaagatcttggggatagtctgtgcagtaatgactttactagaaactcggctatatccctgaattcttttgcctaaaaatcaaagtttgagtttctgataccgaattgtacttcaggagtgtgaatcaataaatctgatattttcctcctgggtcaaagatcacacactgtctatttattctagtgattaaaacagcaattttccaacccattctaaacataaacactgttttataagtacccgtagggggttgggaaatcaagctcacctgtggaagtggaaaatccacgaggtaagaaaagaggagtttcaactctccaaagacgatcctagcagttttacaagtataaaattctactctctctaactgcaagatcttatccctgtaaggtttcttagaaattaactcaactgtatttttaaaacttttctgattatactcaatatcccacaattcctttttgccttggggcataaagcctactcctgtcctttgaaatgaagacacaggagttttgaatggattaatgggcagtgctgatagtattatcgcccttccttttcctcctcccctttctcccttggcccaagaaggtgaggcagagggaagaagaattggaaaatcccccaaaggctgatttaaaatcaaacctgagctttgcacataaaaagaactaaacttcttctcaatggaagagtaatcaataaattccttaaaacaacaatgcacaaggtaaaccaacaaaacgctaagaagaatttctacaactgaagtccatgtgattcgtttatttccttccttagtttcagccactggtttgaactcttcctgttctatctgtagtaacctagctttttcttctttctctatctccatctgtagtttaacctgcaattccagcaactcttgctgtggcatttcgtactctatactgtcatacatacgcactagctctaggttgctccctctccgagctatatttaatgggtgtggggatagccttctcggagcttgattacaagcttcctgctgttcttcagtggtgatctttgttaaaagatcttccatctggctctttaacctcttgatataataagcattatgttcagctgtgtccttgagtctgatcccagatttacctgggtccatattgcttctctgtcttccctcttaagtggcgtttctaccggatctttcagaatcttaattctgaatattaaatattttcaaaacctgataattcctgatgcgtccaccacgttgggcgccatttttaacgtgctctcctggcagttacaattactagtctgtcctagacccaccagagtacctttgaccactgtcctttgcagtgtgagctctacccggctcgcctcctctgaggccttctaaggtctctggccacaatctcttgaatctatagcttaataaccggtagcgcactcaagaacaaccacgtgtaatcttaaaagcctttattatgccTACTCACaaaatgccctagctgatgccctgacttgttggttcccgagtgaacacctggtcagaagacccatgtgttcactaccaaaatccttacctctttcggctacccatcttggcttggccacccaggctaggagccagggtgaacagcagaggttaaagagggcggttgctgcctgcagtgggcttatatagggcctgtgaggtcacacacacagccaatcagcaagagagtcacccattacaaaactatctcaatatggccaggatcccgcccaagggcagtcctaatatccacagaaattacttctgggcctcaatcccgatgcactgtgtccgcccatttaaagggcccttacatgaactgatgaagagtgaagtgagcagaaccaaaagaaaaaaattgatattaacAACAAATTATAGGCCTTCCAGCTCACATATCAAAAACATGGAGGTTTAAATATTCTCTGATCTTTAAGATTTCTCAACCctctccaaaacagaaataatgtgTCAAAGACAAAGCAGCAATGGATGTCTCCATAGCTTAAAACAGTCAGAaccccaattttttaaaaaacaatccaTGAACTGACAACTATCCTGAGCTCCCATTGCACTCCTCTATAAGACTAGCATGCAAATTTatgaagtatttcatatttttgagtGTCATCCTgacttgacaaagataatggactAATGTGTAGAATGAGATAGATATTTAGGGGGCATGGTAAATTTGGGAATTTTATTTGACAATGGTTATTTGTTACCAACAGTTTTATTTCCCCACTCCCATTAGAAGGGAAAAGATGGGTTTAGAAGAAAAGAGCTAGCTTTGGGGAAGCTTTTGCTCTGTGGAAGGATTAAAAAATACTGGGCACAGTTTTCCAGAGTTTCTCTTAACATTGTACAAGTATCCAATAGAGCTCAGAAAGTTAGAAAATCTAAGTAAACATCTAGCATATCCCATAATTTGATAAGTAAATAACAAATGtagaaaatgtaatataatttcaCTATCAACTTTGGAAACTTTCAAAGAAGACTAAAAAGACTTAtgcatacaaaaatattaaaaacagttttttttttgtaatggcaaagaatttgaaattgagaagatgtccatcaattaggatataactgaacaagttgtggtacatgattgtgatggaattttattgtactataagaaatgatgagcagtaattctcagaaaaacctggaaagacttacataaactgatgaaaagtaagtgagcagaactagaagatcattgtacagagTAAGTGCCATATTGTATATTGactgatcaattgtgaatgacttaactattctcaacagtaaaatgatctaagacaattccaaacgatttatgataaaaatgctatccatctccagagaaataattgtagagtttgaatatagattgaagcaaactttttaaagctttctttatttttcttgtttgttattTTTGACTGTGTTTTTGttcacaacatgactgatatattattttttgcatgattgtacatgtatagattatataaaattgcCTTATCAAGGAACGAGAAGgggtgggagaggaaggaaaattttgaaaatcgacttttttaaataaatgttaaaaatagtttttacatgtacttggaaaaaaataaaatatcccaaggaaatactaaagaagggaaagggtcctgtatgtgccaaaatgtttgtggcagcccttttcatagtgggctagaagctggaagatgaatggatgtccatcaattggagaatggttgggtaaattatggtatatgaatgttatggaatattaccgtgtttccccgataataagacactgtcttattatttttttgggactaaaaaacaccagagggcttattttcaggggagggcttattttatcctccatcatgccccttttatcctccatcatgcccattttagcctccatcatgccccttttatcctccatcatgcccattttagcctccatcatgccccttttagcctccatcatgccccctgagtgcttattttattctccatcgcttactgaacttaccgagtttttagatggtcctgtctcagctctactccgcggcgctgctctcagtagcgccagcaagcaaatcaccagggaagaagaggatgacgcgctcactgctgcagctctgattggatgcagctcggagcgcgacgtgcgtttcacccgggaggggagggcggcgctgcttactgaaggtaccgctacgcagcatatagcgcaggggatcaccatgatgaccgttttcatagtaagttcgatagggcttattttcgggggagggcttattttagcggaatattaaagagtatgtgggtgtcttattttcaggataggtcttattatcggggaaacacggtattgttctgtaagaaatgaccaacaggagaaatacagagaggcttggagagacttacatcaactgatgctaagtgaaacgagcagaaccagaagatcattatacacttcaacaatgatactgtacgaggatgtattctgatggaagtggatatcttcaacatagagaagagctaatccaattccaattgatcaatgatggacagaatcaactacatccagaaaaggaacactgggaaatgagtgtaaactgttatttttaccttctgaatccaattcttcctgtgcaacaagaaattcggttctacacacatatattgtatctagaatatattataatatatttaacatatataagactgcctgccatctgggggagggggttgggggaggaagggaaaaaatctgaacagaagtaagtgcaagggataatgttgtaaaaaattacccatgcatatgtactgtcaaaaaaaagttataattataaaataaaataaaaaaaaaacaaacacacacacacacacaaaaataaaaagtacattacTAGCTGAATTCAttaaaattgtttgttttcttataaatataaatatatataaaaaaaagaaaaaaagataaaataaaaaagaaagaaagaagaccaCATTTTGCATAGATAATTGAGTGTGAGAAAGTCagggcaataagagaaaaaaaaaaaaaagacaaaaacaaaccccaaacctAGAGAAGACAAGGTTTAATTCTTGGTTACCATCTTTCCATTTATGGCTGTCTCTAAATTTGTTGCTCTCTctagtttttcttattttaagccAAGGTGTAGTAAAAGAGATAGATATAAAACCATGTTATAGCTATATGATTCTCAGAATATGGTTGAATAAAATTTCACTGATTTGGATaaattagcattttatttcccACACTACCCTTGAATGTCATGCTTCTTTAATGCAAAGTGTAAGTTCAGGTATCTTCAGAatcactaggggaaaaaaaaagttgttgctTTGAAATGGAATTGAGCTGGGAGAGGAAGTCTTTATGGATAAGGCAGATAGCTACACCTATTTCTCGCTGTCAGAAAGTAGGCTTAGTCGTGTGATTTCTTTTCTCCAAGAAGTTTGGGGGCAGTTTTATGTACCTTGAATTGCATTCAAAAATTGCCATttggaaaagatattaaaatgctGATTCTCCTCATCCCTGGGGATTGAACCTGCCTGAGTAACTGAAGTGTGGCACTGAAAACCAGAGTTTCACTTAGTTTCATATTTCAAGACCAATGAATCTGCAATGTGTGTACTCTTGTATGTATGTACTATATTCCCTCCAACAAGGAAGATTGTAACCTTCTCATTCTTTCCCAGCCATCCATGATCACCTGTCATATTTGATACTCATTCATGCCCTTTTATAAATTCTCAACAGTGGTGCAGTTCAGTGTGCTGAGGGCTGAAGTCTTTTCTTCAGTTCCATTGACAATATGTGTATACTAATAAAGTGcatatccttccttccctttctccttccctctctcccacccttcttcttcctcctttctcatctttttcttccttctgtttctgtttctgtctctctctgtgtgtctctctgtgtatctctttctgtgtctctgtctctctgtctttgtctctttctctctctgtctctgtctctctctctctctgtctctctctgtctctctgtctctctctgtctctcagtctctctctctgtctctctgtctctctctctctgtctctgtctctctctctctgtctctctctctctctctctctctctctctctctctctctctgtctccttctctccttcctcttcccccctctctatATGTGTCTCATTGTTTCTCTTAAGACATACTCTAGGCTGTTTTACCTGttcattccttcttttatgagaaaaattaatgTGATAATGAATTTCTAAGAAATTACcctataatataatgaaaaaaaaaagatgaaacttgAGCTAGGAGATCTTCTTAGGTTCAAAATCCTCCTCaatttattgtggctcctctgtaagAATAAAGGTAAATTCATGAATCATTCCATGTTTTTTAATGTTACCCATCTCCTGGATGTAAGGGGATAGACTAATATGCAGAATGAGAAAGACATTTTGGGACATGAAAACTTATTTTGTTCAGCAATTCCTATTTTTTGAAGCTTTGTTCCTCACCCCACCCCAAATGGGTAGGaggagataaaaggagaaaagaataaatatttgatgaatgaaaaaaaatgaaacttaattttgaaaaaccttaaagtgctacaaaAAATGTGAGatactgttgttatttttgttaattgtGGAGACTtaggtaaagagaaagaaagagctaGATAGAATAAGTTGGCTtgtgctaaaaaaaataaaaataaaaaaaaaagccaaaagctTTTGTCAGGGTTGGCTCTGACCTGAGAGATATTAGGTCAGCTACACATATAACTACATACACACTTTTGAGTTATTCTTCAGTTGCATCAATCAGGTGCGCCAGGAGCCAGCTGCTGTGACTACACTATTATTTTGGACTTTTAGCTTCCACTGTTATTACTACTAATACCTTGCCTGTTGCAAAAAGATGGATAAGGTATGGTGATCCCAAAGTCCCAGAAGGTATGAATCCATCAAAATGCATTCTAACAATCTACAGaactttgtatttttcaaagTAGTTTCTAAACCTCTTAATTCATtatatccttacaacaaccctgggagaaaaGAAAGCCAGATATGGTTATACCCATCTTCTTGCTCTTATTCAGTtacttttcaattgtgtccaattcttcatgtacCTATTTGGAGTTTTCGTGGCACCTACCACTTTATGTCCACCGAAATAAACAGAAACTgtcatgtgtatatgtaaatgtaaattattagctattaacattttactttatcttttgtTAGCCAtatagtgaatgaatgaatgaatgaatgaacctaATTTGAGATTCTCTGGGCACTCTCATCCCAATTTAAATTGCATAAACATTGATAATGATTTCAAAGACACCTTGGATTTTCTATAGTCTCTCCCTTCCCAGGTGGCCAGAATACTGCACTTATGCTAGTATTTATCCTTGATgggtagatttaaaaaaaaaatgatctagtGGCTTACTAACTCTCCTGATTTGGATTTCTCATCTCCTGACATCACATGCAATCTTTCCATCTGCTGTGATCCTCATTTAAATGTAAGTTAAAATGAAGATAGTTCTGAATTTAAAATACTTGGTGTTTTGTATGACTTTGTTCCAACTGTGGTGATGTTTAAGCCATTCTCTACAATTCAGTGGGCTCAGAAActgtcatatgtatatataaatggaaatacTGGTGAGTCATTAACATTTTAataccattttattttactttttttattagcTGCTGTGGTGCTTCAGACTCAAGAGTTTATGGGATGCAGGAGCACTGTGACGAATTTCTCTATGCCTTGCACTGAAAATTTAACTGCATTTATTTAACAGTTAAGGTTTTGAGAAACTCTAGCAAGACTTGGTGCTCTCTCCCTTACTTGAATGGTTGACTGATGAGCTTCTCATTTTAGAGCCCAGTGGAAAGCTATAGAAatagattctttttccttttgttttaagtGAGTTTTCAGGATTATTAACTCTATCTAGTAAATATTTACACTCTAAAGATTTCTTAACCAAATAATGGCAGAGACTGTCCCTTGCAGTGGGTGAAGATTTACCATTTGCtagttaaacaaaacaacaaaaacaaacaaacaaacaaacaaaaaccaaaaaggtAACTTGCTAGGCCttctatattataaaagaaaagtatTAAACCTTGTTGACATAAGGAAGCTAACTGCCTTTTTGATGGCTAGGTTTAAGAATGAGTTTAGTGTACATCAGGAATTAATGAGTCCAATCATCCTGAAAGGAGGAGTAGAAGATAGCAGAAGTAGAGAAAAGGCTCTAGGGACACATGTGCTCTCCTTACATGACTTGTACAACATACCTCTGCCCATCGTGGTCTTCCTGGAGAGGGTTGCAGACACTATGAGCCCAGATGCAAGTCTAAAGCAAGAATCCCTCAGGCTGTCCATAGGTCCAGAGGAAGCAGTTGTTTTGAGGAACCAACCTTGTATTTAAGTTGTTATCCAGTGATTATTGTTTCCTTCTGCTCCTTAAGCTATAGGAAGGTGAGTTTAGCCAACAGGATGAAGATATGAAAGAGTGCTTTGAGAAATGATAGCTGATCCCAGAGAGAACATGATTGAAGGCAGGAATTGCTCAGGAACTTCAAATGAGCCATAGTTCTAGCTGGGAGATCCATGTCAGCGACATCCAATGTTTTCTCAATTAATGAAGTCCtccaagtaaaaataaataaattttacattGCTCTCCAGTGATCTCTCTAGAGAGTTTTCTTTGTCCAGCTCTCCAGGAGATCTGTGATCATATTAATATGGTTATGtcaagggcagctaagtggtacagtggatagaacaccagccctgaagtcaagaggacctgagttcaaatctgaccttagatacttaacacttcctagctgtgtgaccttgggcaagtcacttaaccccaattgcctaagctaGCTAGATAGATAGTCATGTCCACCAATGATGCAAATCACAACATAGCTTCATTTGCACCTCCTTTGCAACTCCTGTTCTCACAATTCAGGATGACTTTCAAAGAGAGTCTACCCAAATTTCTCAGGGCCTTTCCTTCATCTCCTGACTTTGTATGACTACCCAAGAGAGCCTGTGAGTATATCTCAGTTACCCCTCCCCCCATTCTTATCATACATTTCTCTGATGACATTCTTTGTATTACTTCATCTGTGTAATTCCTCAATGGGTCTATAAAGAACACATTCCTACTTCTGTTATGGTAGGGACACCATCTACTCCAGTGGAGTGGGAAAGAATATCCTTAGGAAAGATCACTGAATTTCTTCCCTCTATTTCCAGAAAAAGATGTAGCTGTTATTCTCTCAagctttgaaataaaaaattggtTTGAAAAATCTTCTAGGGAAGTCCTAATGTTTTAGAGATTGCAGCCAGTTGAATCATGAAATCTTAGCCTTAGAGAGGGAAAGAATCATAGAAGCCACCTGGTTCCCAAAAAAGGAAACTGCAATCTGGGGACATTAGATAACTTATAAAAggtaatacatataataaaaggtAAAACTGGAATTTAAATAAGGGCCATCTGACAccaaattttctgattttttcccagTATCATGAAGCCATTCATTGCTTGATTTTTATGAGCACCAAATTCCATCAAAAGTGTCAT
This sequence is a window from Sminthopsis crassicaudata isolate SCR6 chromosome 1, ASM4859323v1, whole genome shotgun sequence. Protein-coding genes within it:
- the LOC141550597 gene encoding uncharacterized protein LOC141550597, translated to MDPGKSGIRLKDTAEHNAYYIKRLKSQMEDLLTKITTEEQQEACNQAPRRLSPHPLNIARRGSNLELVRMYDSIEYEMPQQELLELQVKLQMEIEKEEKARLLQIEQEEFKPVAETKEGNKRITWTSVVEILLSVLLVYLVHCCFKEFIDYSSIEKKFSSFYVQSSGLILNQPLGDFPILLPSASPSWAKGERGGGKGRAIILSALPINPFKTPVSSFQRTGVGFMPQGKKELWDIEYNQKSFKNTVELISKKPYRDKILQLERVEFYTCKTARIVFGELKLLFSYLVDFPLPQVSLISQPPTGTYKTVFMFRMGWKIAVLITRINRQCVIFDPGGKYQIY